From a single Gloeocapsa sp. PCC 73106 genomic region:
- the thiS gene encoding sulfur carrier protein ThiS: MKEISVQVNGKVHGCHPETSLVQLLEQLNLNPRLVVVEYNGEILHRQYWDNTNITEGDRLEVVTIVGGG; encoded by the coding sequence ATGAAAGAAATTAGCGTACAGGTTAACGGTAAAGTTCACGGTTGTCATCCTGAGACTTCCTTAGTGCAACTTTTGGAGCAACTAAACTTGAATCCTCGTTTGGTGGTGGTAGAATACAATGGGGAAATTTTGCATCGACAATATTGGGACAATACTAATATTACCGAGGGCGATCGCTTGGAAGTCGTCACTATAGTAGGTGGAGGTTAA